The sequence CATCAGAACCTAGATTTCCTTCATTCCTTGAAAAATTCATTCTAACTGAACCGGCACTTCTATTCTTATTATCTGTTACTACATCAACTATGAATGCAACACCAGATGCTCCGTAACCTTCATAACGTATTTCAATGTATTCTACACCTTCTAATTCACCAGTTCCTTTTTTTATAGCCTTATCTATTACATCTTTTGAAACGTTTGCAGCTTTAGCTTTATCAATTGCTAATCTTAATCTTGGATTAAAGTCTGGATTTCCACCACCTATTCTTGCTGCAACTGTAATTTCTTTTCCAAGTCTTGTGAATAATTTTCCGCGAATTTTGTCTTGTCTACCTTTTCTATGTTGAATATTTGCCCATTTACTATGTCCAGCCATATTAAAGTTCCCTTCATTTTTTATTAGATTATACCATATTTTTATTTATTTCTTCAAGTTGTATAAATATTAATAAATGTGATATAATCAAGTATAGAAAAGAGGTGTAATATGAGGGTAATAGGAATAGATCCTGGTACAGCAATAATAGGGTATTCAATAGTTGATTTCAACAAAGGCAAGACAGAATTAATAGATTATGGTTGTATATATACTGATAAAGACTTATCTATGCCAGTAAGACTTGAACAGATATTTTTTAAACTAGAAACATTATTTAATATGTATAAACCAGATCATATGGCTATAGAAGAGTTGTTTTTTTTCAAAAACCAAAAAACAATAATTACTGTAGCTCAAGCTAGAGGAGTAATAGTAGCTAAGGCACAAATATCTGGAATAGAAATTTTTAATTATACACCTTTACAGGTTAAAACAGGGATAACTGGTTATGGTAGAGCAGAAAAAAAACAAGTACAAGAAATGATAAAAATATTACTGAAATTAGATGAAATTCCAAAACCTGATGATGCAGCAGATGCTATAGCTATTGCAATTAATCATATTAATACTATAAGGGGTGTTGGGGCTTTATTAAACAACCCTAGGGATAGGGTGAATAAAGTTACTGAGATTATGGAAAAGACTAAACTTAAGAATAAAAATGTAATAAGTATAGAGGATTATAAAAATATATTGAAAAAAAAGAAATGAGGAAAAATGAAAGAACTAATTAATATAAAAAATGAGATAGATAAATATAATAACATAGTGCTTTCTGCACATGTAAACCCAGATGGTGATGCATTTGGTGCATTATTTGCATTTAAGTTTATGATAGAAAAATATAATTCTAATAAAAAAGTTGATATAGTAATGCAATTTGAAATTCCTAAATTTATGAAAAAATTTGATGAAAGCAAGTTAATTAAAGATAATTATAGTGATGATGTTGAATTGGTTATTATGCTTGATACTGCAAATATAGATAGAGCAGCAATAGATAATAGAATTTTTGAGATTGCAAAACAAACAATAAATATAGATCATCATGTAAGCAACACTAAATATTTAAATATTAATTATGTAGAAGATATTTCATCGGCTAGTGAGTTATTATATAAGTTTTTAGATATATTTAATATAGAATTAGATGAACAAATAGCCAAGTTTATGTATTTAGGAATAATAAATGATACTGGTAATTTTAGACATTCTAATGTAAAAGAAAGCACTTTTAATGTTGCTGCAAATCTTGTAAAAGTTGGAGTAGATATAAGAAAAATAAATAATATACTATTTTCTAAATCTAGAGAAAAGGTTAAAGTATTTGGTAAAGCTTTAATTGAGTATAAATATTTAGAAGACATAAATTTTGCTTACTTATATATCTCACAAAATGACATGAAAGAACTTGGAGTTACTGAAGAAGATACAGATGGTATTTCTGAATTATTATTAAGTATAGAAGATGTTGATGTATCACTTTTTGTAAGGGAAGATAGTGAAAAAATGTTAAAGGGTAGTTTTAGATCAAAAAATGTTAATGTAAATAAGATTGCTTCTAATTTTAATGGTGGAGGTCATGTATTAGCTGCAGGATTTAAATTTAATGGTAGTTTTGATGAAATAATAGAAAAAGTGATATCAGAATTGAGAGGTTTAAAATGATAAAAAAATTTATTACTATTTCTATAGTTATTTTTTCTTTATCTTGCTCTGCGGTTACCCCTTTATCCAAATATCATATAAAAGAAATTGCAAGTATAGCCTCAAAAAGGATTTTTAGTGAATCCTTTGATAAGGTTCAATATAAAGATATGAGAATATATAAAAAGGGATACGGTACTTGGTATATAAGTGCATATGGGGACTATGGTATATATTTATTGGAAATTGATGAAGATGGAAATGTTATGAAATTTTTAAAAAATGAATATAGTGAATAATACTGAGATAGCTCAGTATTTTTTTCTTTGGAAAACTATTGACAAATATTTTTTGTTTTTGGTATAATTTTAAAAATTACGGTGAATTCTAAGTAGGACTGTAATTAATAAGGAGGAAAAATTATGTCAATTAGAAAAATTATTCAAGTTGATGAAAAAGTGCCAGCTAAATTATTAGTGCCACTAAGTTTACAACACACTTTTGCAATGTTTGGTGCCTCAGTGCTAGTACCTATTATTTTTGGAATTGATACAGGTATAGTATTGCTGATGAATGGTATTGGTACATTGCTTTTTATTTTAATTACAAAAGGGAAAGCACCAGCTTATCTAGGTTCAAGTTTTGCTTTCTTGGCACCAGCAGGTATGGTTATAGCTAATATGAGTTATGAATATGCTTTAGGTGGTTTTGTTTTTGTAGGTCTTGTAGGATGTATACTTGCAGGAATAATATATAAATTCGGGACATCTTGGATTAATATAATATTACCACCTGCTGCTATGGGATCTGTGGTTGCATTAATAGGTTTTGAACTTGCAAGAATAACAATAACTGGAGGTAAAATTGGAGCTAATATTATGACAGATACTTCTACTTTAAATGATAAAATAGTATTTGGGGTAACTTTAACATTTGCTATATTAGGTTCAGTATTATTTAGAAAGTTTTTTGCTACCATACCTATACTTATTGCAATAATAGTAGGATATGTAACTTCAATATATTTAGGAATGGTTGACTTTTCAACAGTTACAAACACAGCTTTATTTACAATACCTAAATTTCAAGTTGCAAAATTTAATTTTACTGCAATATTAACAATGCTTCCTGTAATATTTGTAATAGTTTCAGAACATATATCTCATCAAGTTGTTACAAGTAGAATTATAAATAGGGATTTAATTAAAGATCCAGGATTACATAAAAGTTTATTTGCAGATAATTTTTCAACTATGTTATCAGGTTTTGTTGGAGGAGTACCAACAACAACTTATGGTGAAAATATAGGAGTTATGGCAATAACAGGAGTATATAGTGTACAAGTAATAAAAGGTGCTGCTATTATTTCAATATTTATGGCCTTTGTAGGACCTTTTTCTGCATTAATACAATCTATACCAGGAAATGTTATAGGAGGAGTTACTTTCTTACTATATGGTATGATAGGATCATCAGGGTTAAGATTATTAGTTGAAGAAAAAGTAAACTTTAATAAACCGCAAAATTTAATACTTACATCAGTTACTTTTATTGCTGGATTATCTGGTTTACAAATACAATTATTTGATATTACTTTCCAAGGTATGAATTTAGCAGCGATAATAGGAATATTAATTAGTTTATTATTCTATGTATTTGATAAATTTAATATAATGAATGAAAAATGGAATGAAGAAGTAGAAATATAACTAATAATATATATTATGAGAGAAAGATAAAGATATAAATTTATCTTTCTTTTTATTTACATAAAAAAAAATATATGATATAATATTTTTGTAAGCAAATACTTTTGCTATCAAAATATTTGGAGGTCAAAGTAAATGAAAAGATTATTATTGTTAATTACAGTATTAGTAACAAACTTAATTTTTGGAAGTGGTGTAGTAAATGTATATACATCTAGACATTATGATTCTGATAAATCAATTTATTTAGAATTTGAAAGACAAACAGGGATAAAAGTGAATGTTGTTCAAAATAATGACGTTTCAGCATTAATTAAAAGATTAGAATTAGAAGGTAAATCTACAGATGCTGATGTTTTTATTACTGTAGGTGTAGGAGATCTTTATACAGC is a genomic window of Streptobacillus felis containing:
- the ruvC gene encoding crossover junction endodeoxyribonuclease RuvC, whose protein sequence is MRVIGIDPGTAIIGYSIVDFNKGKTELIDYGCIYTDKDLSMPVRLEQIFFKLETLFNMYKPDHMAIEELFFFKNQKTIITVAQARGVIVAKAQISGIEIFNYTPLQVKTGITGYGRAEKKQVQEMIKILLKLDEIPKPDDAADAIAIAINHINTIRGVGALLNNPRDRVNKVTEIMEKTKLKNKNVISIEDYKNILKKKK
- a CDS encoding DHH family phosphoesterase, which encodes MKELINIKNEIDKYNNIVLSAHVNPDGDAFGALFAFKFMIEKYNSNKKVDIVMQFEIPKFMKKFDESKLIKDNYSDDVELVIMLDTANIDRAAIDNRIFEIAKQTINIDHHVSNTKYLNINYVEDISSASELLYKFLDIFNIELDEQIAKFMYLGIINDTGNFRHSNVKESTFNVAANLVKVGVDIRKINNILFSKSREKVKVFGKALIEYKYLEDINFAYLYISQNDMKELGVTEEDTDGISELLLSIEDVDVSLFVREDSEKMLKGSFRSKNVNVNKIASNFNGGGHVLAAGFKFNGSFDEIIEKVISELRGLK
- the uraA gene encoding uracil permease, encoding MSIRKIIQVDEKVPAKLLVPLSLQHTFAMFGASVLVPIIFGIDTGIVLLMNGIGTLLFILITKGKAPAYLGSSFAFLAPAGMVIANMSYEYALGGFVFVGLVGCILAGIIYKFGTSWINIILPPAAMGSVVALIGFELARITITGGKIGANIMTDTSTLNDKIVFGVTLTFAILGSVLFRKFFATIPILIAIIVGYVTSIYLGMVDFSTVTNTALFTIPKFQVAKFNFTAILTMLPVIFVIVSEHISHQVVTSRIINRDLIKDPGLHKSLFADNFSTMLSGFVGGVPTTTYGENIGVMAITGVYSVQVIKGAAIISIFMAFVGPFSALIQSIPGNVIGGVTFLLYGMIGSSGLRLLVEEKVNFNKPQNLILTSVTFIAGLSGLQIQLFDITFQGMNLAAIIGILISLLFYVFDKFNIMNEKWNEEVEI
- a CDS encoding YebC/PmpR family DNA-binding transcriptional regulator; protein product: MAGHSKWANIQHRKGRQDKIRGKLFTRLGKEITVAARIGGGNPDFNPRLRLAIDKAKAANVSKDVIDKAIKKGTGELEGVEYIEIRYEGYGASGVAFIVDVVTDNKNRSAGSVRMNFSRNEGNLGSDGSVSFMFDRRGILIFNKDISFEKLLENSILVGALDVIEKENEYIVLTKDKDMEDVLNKLKDLGFIPIESEIGMYPKNEIEINDIDVAKSIMNLYEALEDNEDVQNIYSNFNIPNNILEKLN